The genomic DNA GGGTGGTGCGATAATTAGCCTACCTTTCTCACGCCTCCAATccccaggaaaaaaaaataatcccagGTCTTCTGGTTCGGTCTGGTCAGGGAGGGGCTGAGGGTTTcaggagagaaagggagaaagaaagagaggagatcAGCGCTCTCCTCCTTTAACTCTCATTTATCTGCTCTCAGGctcgacacacacacttcactgacaTCAGACTTGAATGAGGAACAGCTGAAGTCACAGTTTCGGTTGGTGTCGGGGGTTTTTTGTGGACCATCTGAGTTCGGCGGTACTCGGGCCGCACTCGGGAAGAATCGTCAAAATCTGGCTCAGCGccagaagacgaagaagaagaagaatcccCCTCATTAacacatatacgtatatactcATGTTACTATTTaccttgttttcatttgttgtctGACATATTTAATAGTATTTATTTCCTTATCTTATTTCTGCTGTTCtacattcaacattttttggTTGCGGAAACGTTACCTGAAGGTCCCCTCCACTGAGGCTCTCCTAtggttgatatggaaagtttTCCTAATGTTCCCCTAGCGTTAGGTTTTGGTTGTACATTTGGTTCACATAACGTTCCCCCTAATGTCACTTTTAAACAGCCTTTAGAGAACAAATTGCATAAAGCAACCTTACttttatcccgctgtaaactccctcttttTCCGCCCAagtttcactcactcatctgaACAGCGCCGCcgcgaggagacatgaagtagcgacgCCCGGCGAGCGAAGCTGGCAGAGACTGTTTgtcaaatatcgatattttccCTGAcgtatcgattatcgtattgcacgaggaaggacgacgatatgtCGCCAAAATTGATATTTGTGTCCCACCCctagtttaaatgttttttttctattttctatctGTATAATTTTGAACTGTTACTTCAGACTCAGGGTGGATATGTTTTGACTGTAATTAACTAAAGGATAAACCCATGTAAACATAAAGAGAGTAAAAATAATCACTGACTACAATACAAATGAATGTATTGAGGCGATGTTAGATCGTAGAACATCTGCTCTGGTGCACATTTATGAGGCACTTCTTTATTTCATTAGAGTCAGATGACAGTTTGGATGGCaggtgttttattattattattttttccatacAAATCCAGTTATAAATTCTCAGCGCGAggaaacaaaaattaaattCTCCTCCCCATATCACTGCTCAATGCTGTGCTGTTGATATTTTCCGGCCAAGACCCCAAACATATTTCCCATAAACAAGTCACCAGAACCACTGGGGCTCAGGGAAATTTATCACCAGTGTTAACACAGTGGGACTCACAGCCAATGTAATTacatatcatttttttaaaaacttgtcAGATTCATGTTTCTGTTCCAACAAAAGCAGAGAAGCTGCTGACTAAAAGGAACTCCGCGGTCTCCAGCACTAAATGGAGACCAGGTTTGGTTAAAGCTATGAATGTAGATAATTAATTTCATCTCTTACACTAACTGTCCTCAtatcctccttcacaacatccatggaccttctctgtggtcttcctcttcttgttctccctgcccagcagctccatcttgaCACTCTTAATTTGTAATCCCGTCCACCCTGGTCACTACCAacgaaaatctcagcatctcgGGTGGAGCCTTTCAAGAAACTCTGTCCAAGTACATCTGATGATCCCAAAATGTATGTAGATCTGGCATTTTTTCCTCACGATCCTTAAAAAAATTCTTAAACctgaataaaagacaaacacaagttCCATCTCTGAGAATGGTTCTTTAATTAATGATCAAATGTAACACTGAATGCAAAAGATTTTAACACTGATAACAGGCAgaatttttcacatttttcatcttcatgTTCACACTTTCACATGCCCTGGTTTCCACCCccccaacaaaaacaaccaactCAGGCCACGGACActtatttaaatgtggaatagaAACATCTAAAGTtgactgtgattaaaaaaaacatcatatgcTATTAAAAGGGATTTTGAGTGCAATAATATCAGCTTTTAATCcataaatttaaacatttaacgcAGCATTTGTTCAAGGTAGAAATCACAGTATGAAGACAAATGTTGAATTGTGGATTTGATACAACACTTTACTTTGTTTTGCCGTAAGTGAAACCATTAACCATGGCACTTGGTCACGTCAGTTTCGTCCATGTCCATCTTCCATTCATGTCGTCACGTCGCTATTCatgcttcttctgcttcttctacGTCTTCAGATCACAGTTGTTGCTAGTTTTTCAGGCgtcctcttccacctcctcgTCAAACTCGCCCTCCTCCTCGGCCGTGGCGTCCTGGTACTGCTGGTACTCGGACACCAGGTCGTTCATGTTGCTCTCGGCCTCGGTGAACTCCATCTCGTCCATGCCCTCGCCGGTGTACCAGTGGAGGAAGGCCTTGCGGCGGAACATGGCGGTGAACTGCTCAGAGATGCGCTTGAACAGCTCCTGGATGGCCGTGCTGTTGCCGATGAAGGTAACGGCCATCTTGAGGCCACGTGGCGGGATGTCGCAGACCGCCGTCTTCACATTGTTGGGGATCCACTCCACGAAGTAGCTGCTGTTCTTGTTTTGCACGTTCAGCATCTGCTCGTCCACCTCCTTCATGGACATGCGGCCACGGAACACGGCGGCCACCGTGAGGTAGCGCCCGTGACGGGGGTCGCACGCCGCCATCATGTTTTTGGCGTCAAACACCTGCTGGGTGAGCTCAGGCACCGTGAGGGCGCGGTACTGCTGGCTCCCCCGGCTGGTCAGAGGCGCAAAGCCGGGCATGAAGAAGTGCAGACGAGGGAAGGGCACCATGTTGACGGCCAGTTTCCTCAGATCGGCGTTGAGCTGCCCGGGGAAACGCAGGCACGTGGTCACGCCGCTCATGGTGGCTGACACCAGGTGGTTGAGGTCGCCATAGGTGGGCGTGGTGAGTTTGAGAGTGCGGAAGCAAATGTCGTACAGGGCTTCATTGTCGATGCAGTAGGTCTCGTCTGTGTTTTCGACCAGCTGGTGGACCGACAGCGTGGCATTGTACGGCTCAACCACGGTATCTGACACCTGCAGGCACAGAGAGAAGGAACATGTGAATTCTTTTACCTGATGTTGATTACGGTGTACAGCTTATACACACTGTACGTTctaaacaaacaggaaatgtgtcCTTCAATTGATTAAAAAGCCATATTTAGATggtattaaccctttaacaccgaggtTTTCGCTGACGACacgcacaagcgcactttgcgtTAGTGTAGTTACGCGACGCATCGGAAAAATTGGaaaaaagctgagaagttgcacgacaaagccaacgtgtggatATTAAagtaatttcacttgcactgCTTTAGGAAGCTGGAAAATATCAGTGAcaccattttttggcctgtgcAGATTGAGAGACTCAAAGACTGAAAAAATTTTATTGTAAAttgtttcatactgttcaaatttcaaattgaacacacaaaatctgttgttcatatacaactgcagtgttttcttcattttaaattgttaaaacagtattttaacattcaGTATGTCGTAAATAACTGgaattattctggaaaaaatgtgcaaaaacacttCGTTACAGGACATTAAGCAAAAAAAgtcagacattttgagggtgaggttagggttaacaTCCATCCAATCCAAGTGGACAgctttatgttttgtttaattacaTCTGCCCCCTAATAAAACATGCTTAAAAACCCTCATTTTCCAACATTGAGATAAAGAGACAAATATATTCTAACGATATCTTAAGACTACATTCTATAGCCTTTTGTTAAGCAGCTAAAATCTATCAATTTTCCTAAGTGTCTCATAAGTCACGCCGTGTTTCTATCTCTGCGTTATGCATTCTTTATCCATCCGATGCAttagtaaacacaaacacaaagatattCATTACTTGTTACAAGTTTTGGAAATGAAATCAATACCAAATTCGCTATTGATGGCAAGAACTGACACAACAGGGCAATTTATTAGAGATAAATAAACCGCTCCTGCTTGATGTCTCTATAATAGCAGCATTAAcgtattaatattttattttgatgacaACAGCACTGACAGGAGTCATCAATAacggagaaaaggaaaaacgcTTTTGGACAGTGATGCGTCACCTTGGGAGAGGGCACCACACTGAAGGTGTTCATGATGCGGTCGGGATACTCCTCTCGGATCTTGCTGATGAGCAGGGTGCCCATGCCGGAGCCCGTgcctcctcccagtgagtgcgTGAGCTGGAAGCCCTGCAGGCACTCGCAGCTCTCCGCCTCTTTCCTCACAACGTCCAGGACCGAGTCCAccagctccgccccctctgtgTAGTGACCTTTGGCCCAGTTGTTTCCGGCTCCACTTTGACCTGAGAAAATGAAACCACAATCAATTATTTTCCGTACACAAATAAGATTATTGATTTTTGGAGACATGAGCAGTGGCAGCTGATCCCCATTTCATTTAGTTATTTGAAAGAAAGCAGCAGCTTTCAGATGTCCTCCTTCAGATGCTCAAAAATAACCCTGATCTGAGGATTTAAAACCTTCAGCGACACTCGACATCCACACATTTTAGCTTTAGTTTGGTGACGTGTGTTAGTCTGAACAAACAGAAACCTGGTccactttaacttttaaatgacaaatactTTTATAACTGACTAATCAGCATGAGTGAGTTTTGTgatttcagcttgttaaatgtgatatATCCCAGTTTAtttgctcctctatgacagtaCACCAAACAATTGTGGTTTGTAGACAACACAGAATATTTCAGTTTGTCATCAATCTGAGGTTTATTACATTTCATGCATTttatgcacacaaaaaaaaaacaaatcgcaagaaattcatcaaaaaaacaattcaatgattatgaaaatgattgtAAGCTGCAGCCCTAAACTCAAATACGGCAAATTCTTACCAAAGACAAAGTTATCAGGTCTGAAGATTTGCCCAAAGGGTCCAGAGCGGACTGAGTCCATGGTGCCAGGTTCCAGGTCAACCAGGATGGCTCTGGGCACATACTTCCCAcctgcacacaaaaacacacacacacacacacacacagattaacacAACATATCacaaaacattacacacacaactATAAAACCATAACAAATGAGGCgttaaaaaagacagaaatctgATGTCTCAGAGACAGTGATTCACCCTGAAGACTGGAAATGCTGCTTCAGGTAGGCAGaaactcttttttaaaaacaatataatcATTTTTGGAAAATTGCTTTTGTCTGGTTTACTTTAATTAAAGTCCACAGGGAATTTCTGAATCTCTGGCAGGGGTTTTTAATAAAGGGTTTgcaatttaagttttaaaataaaaatcattctTTCTGTAGCTTCCCGCTGTGTTCCTAATGGTCAAATAATGatagaaaaccaaacaaacagtgtAATTATGTCTCTTATTTTATCTAAACACCACATAATTTAGATATCTGACATTTGAGCATCAATTGATATATCTCTTAGTGCAGTTCATACATtagtaaacaaacagaaacttgACAGAAAGACTCCagactttttgtttattttagttcaaATACAGGAGTGCAACTGACAACCTTGACTTTATGTACATAAAAATGCTTGAAATTGTTTTGGAATTGTTGAGAATAAAGAAATGAACCAAATGTGCTTTAGTTTATTAGAATTCAAGAACTGGAATAAAATGGCCTGCAGTACAGTGTAGTGCCTCAAATGTCCAATAGAAGGATGCATATATTTGAAGGTGTCCTGCTGCTGCATTAAGACAGTTTCTCCACCAGGGGGTGGTGTTCtgatttgaatttttttattaaacctCAAAGCACATGATGTTTCTTTGAGATGTCAAAATCACAcactttaatttttatttaagtttatttcataaaaaactGCGGGCAATTCCCTGCATAAATGTTAACTTAAAGTGAATAAGAGGGTGGTGGGAAAGAGTTAAACCCTCACTGACTTTTGAGAAAAACAACTGGTCTCTGCATCTACAACATGACAGTATGTCATGTATGACCGCATGTTCTCACCTGAGGCTTCGTTGTAGTAAACACTGATCCTGTCCAGCTGTAAGTCACTGTCTCCATGGTAGGTTCCTGTTGGGTCAATGCCGTGCTCGTCACTGATCACCTCCcagaactaaacaaacaaacaaacaaacaaacaaacaaaggaagagGACAGATAATTAAAAAGTACTGAACCTTCGTGTACATTAATATGGAAGCAGAGAATATaaactcaataaataaaaaggtttgttttgctCGCGATAATGACATAACTCGATGTGTTATCACGTGATAACAGGTGTCGTACCTCGTGATaaagagacaaataaatacattctcTTGACTAAGATGCAGGCTCATTTGCTACACGGCATTTTCCAGTATTCACATGAACTCCCAATCATAGAAATATGCCATCGTTTTTTGTGAGCGCTTTCTTTGGTTTTCAAGTGTCGAGGCTCGGGTATAAATgtaaactttcactttccaaCCTGTGAAcatctgataaaaaataatgtgtagTGTGTGAAGTTGTTGGGTCATGTCACATGCTTCCAGAAAGAAGCATCTGTTTGTGCTTATTAACGCTGTCATTGCAAACTAATTTCACAGTGAATggctcctctgtgtgtctgcctgtcatGTGACCGCGTCTTCAGCAGGAGTCACAGGATCGTCACCTGAAAACGACATGTTCgctcacacacacctccattTCTTCTCCTatttctaaatataaatatatatcgtCAACATGTGGTGAGCAGCTATAATTCATGGCTTGACACGCTGAATAATGTGCACAGAAACACTGTCAATGTCCTGTCACAACAAGTCCACCAAAGGCTGTTTTGATTCACATCACAGCCCCGAGGTTTGATAGAACAGCTAAAAACAGACatatgatgtaaaaataaacatttgaacatGTGTTCTTTCTGCTCTTGTGGAAATTATCAAGAAGAACaactaacaatttaaaaaagtaattcagTGTGACAGTATTTCACAGCCACTGcagaaaatgtacatatttacacaaattcaatccgatttttaaaaaaaagaaattggagTACTTTtatgctcaggtgtgtttatatagttggggAAATTATATAATTTCATCAGACTGTCTATAGgtggtgctgaaaaaaaaaagatatacgtcactctatattacacattcttatcgccactgtttatttgttttaaaatagtcatggaaaaaagcagcctaaacgCTCTGTGTTCTAAAAATTAAAAGGAGCTGAATTCAATGGTTTTACGAGACTCTGTTTTAAGACGTCAGAGAGTGAGAGCAGAGCTGGATTCGGTCGACCTCGTTTCTCAACGGCGATGCCAAACTCCGTTAAGACGAGAGCACAGACTGTCAAAGGAGCTCAGTCAACTGGCTGTAAtctgtgcgtgagtgtgtgagagagagagagagggcagaaAGAAAATCCATGATCATCTGTTCTTTAATTCTCACCATGGAGACCAGTGGAGTTACAACATACATTTGGTTGGaataacaaaatgaacaattcagaaaataaatagattatTTGTGCTTTGAATGTGAATCATACGTGTggagaagttttttttattagtaacACACAGTAGAAAATAGTGTGGTGGAGCTGAATTGAGGCAGAGTTAATCTGTGTTGGACGACCTCAGCCTCCGTAAATAcacttgtctctctgtgtttaaggCCACTGAGTGGTGTCTGAGTCACTCCATATGTTCCTGCTGCCTCATGCTGCGTCTGACGAGTGAATAATGTCCGGTCTTTTGTTTTAGTCGTTGTTATTGTGACAttattttgaaccttttattgtCAAACACAAACGAAGCAGATTCCTAATGTGAGTTATCAGCAGGGCCGGCCCGAGCCTTTATGAGGCCCAAAGCAAGATTTGATTTTGGGGCCCTTTATCAATGCCAACAATAAACAAGTAACTAACCTATGATTAGGGCTGCGatgattattcaattattaatctattactggattaattgtcaactattttgataggagtgttttttgatttttgagctttctgatttttcagcttcttaaatgtaaatattttacaaaacaagacatttccaggtttggtaaataCGAAAAAAGTTCTcgattaaatgagaaaataatcgtcagattaatggattatcaaaaataatggttagttgcagccctaaatatGCTTAGAAACAGTTGCTATTTAGTTGTTTACAGACTTGTATGTTTGTAAACGGGGACGTCCAGCCTGGTGGTGCATGTGATCCACTGACTAGATAAGGGGCCATTTAAATCACCACATCTCAGTGCTTTCAGATGACAAACACACTGAGCCACTTGTTTTCTCCCATCCTCCCTTCACCCCTTCAcgttcctctcctctgcctcagcaaagttctctttttttcctcctcgcttgtttttttcttcccttttttctctAGCTCTTTTCTGGGTGACTCTTCTCCAGCTCAGCGGGCGGTCAAAGCAGCAGCTGGCTCTGTGACTACTCATGTCTGgccatgttcattcattcattcatcatggctcattttattgtgttcatttgaGTTTTAACAGTCACACAACCTCCCTTTATAGTGCTTGTATCAAGACTTAAAAGTTTCACTCTGTTCTTGTGCTTACTTTAGTGTTTAATTAAAGATAGACTTGCTTAAACAGAGGACCTGTTTGGATACTGGGCTATTTTTATCTTAAAGTGAACTTTGGCTCACTTCAACAGGGATTTATGGCACTAGTTGCCAATGTAAAACaggattaaattaaaatgtcctACAACTTTCCCATTATTTCTGGGGGATATTcagttttaacaaaacatgtgtGCAATGGggatttaaaacacattcaaactgtacaaaatgtacattttcttccAATTAAAGTTGAATGGCACACAATATACACTAATTCAGTGCTGTTTAAGTCAAAAAGTAactttaaacatattaaaatgtCTGTTGTCCAACTTTAAAAAGGTTTATGggaatataaaaacacaacgggcatttaaaagtgtttatttgtggCATTAACGAATTAAAGATAAATAGTTGAACTGCGTCTTTGTAAATGAGTAATAGAAAAattatatctatgtatataatTGGAACTGAGGAGAACAACAACTAAGGGAAAACAATTATCTTGACAAATAAATTACGATttaaaaaacgaaaacaaaatGTCGGCCTTTCTTCTTACCTTAGCACCAATCTGGTTGCCGCACTGTCCGGCCTGAATATGCACGATCTCCCTCATATTTTCTGGCTGTAGACGGTCGAGGAGGTTTAGCCTGGAggatggaggatgaagcggAGCTGCTGGAGCTTCTGACGCCGACACGGAGAGCACGTCATACGGATACTTTGCTAACTCACTGCGCAGCTGCAACTCCAGTGGGCGGGAGAGAAACGTTCCCGGAAGCCGTTCGCAATTAGGATTGGATGATAAACCCATAAATCCCCTGCGCTGATtggcttatttttcttttctctctaaaGGGGGTTTTCTGATCCAAAAATCAAGGACCGGAAAGGGAGTGGGAGTGCTGTGTGCAACGTCAGGACTGCCCTGTTGGAGCTTCGCTGAGTTAAAcgatattatattaaatattcgCATTTTATTCAAGtatttcctttttctgttgCTATACTCTCCTACTCTGTAACCATAGTGGTATAAAGggtacttttatttaaatgtcctATGCGTAAAATGTTAGTAGATTATTTCAACATTGAGTTTAAAATACTATATTTACTCTTTTCACGAGTGTACAATTTTGATTTTACATGACATCAGAAGTGGCCGTATGCATTTTTTATCAGGAGCAGGGTCATGTCTAATgaggccaccattttggtcatgtttttttgggttttgaAGCTAATTGAAGGTTGCATAGTTCCTCCAATGCACTTGGAATACATACTACTCATATGTCTTTTTAGAAATAATGTGTAGtgttctattgtttttatttatttattcatatgcaCAATGATAAAAGAAGAATTATATTTCATAATAGGAAGGCAAATATTTGtgcaggagaggaaaagaagccCAAAGGGCTTATATAAAATCCTCCCCCTCAATacaaaatcactaaaacaaaTTAACTAATAGAAAAAAGGTAAAGAAAAGATTGTTGAAATTGAATTTTTTACCAATAATTTGAATTAAGTACAGTAAGTCCACTATTTATTTCTTGTGGCCACTAACCACAAATATTAAGATGATACATAGcccaaaggaaaggaaaatggAAATACAAAAGTAATATAGTCAATAAGTTCAAAAACCTCAAATACGATTCACATCAGCTGATTTAGGACCACAAAACGTTTAACTACTCGGTAAGGAGGACGGTGCGGATGTTTGCCTATAACATGACGCCTACTGGTGACAGTTCCCCCACTGCGCCACAAGATGGCGAAGTCGTGCCGTTGGATGAATGGGCGTGCTGGAAAAGAAGCCGCAGAGCTGGAGTCCGTGTTGTGTTTACtgacatcttcatcatcagcgTCATCAGCGTTAGCAGGAGCAGCAGCCTGACGGGAAATAATAACCATTACACCGAGGAACAAATTTACATCCAATTCACTCATTTTAACCAACAAAAGGCACGGTTTCGCCACTGAATCCAACTCCTTTTATTCACTGACAGGTAAATATGTGGCTGTCACTTCACCGAGTATACACCCATTCACTGATGTGTGCGTTTAATTGATTGTTTTAATGGGCAGATAGTGGATTTAGCCGCTATCTTTCCTCATGTATGTCTGTATTTCGTGTTATTTTACTGCTTTGTATTGATAATTTGACTGCTGCGCAACGTTTGATCAAATTAGATTTTCGCTATGTGGTGTGGTTCCTTTAACCCCtccctctttgtttttaaattatagggca from Solea senegalensis isolate Sse05_10M linkage group LG20, IFAPA_SoseM_1, whole genome shotgun sequence includes the following:
- the LOC122786158 gene encoding tubulin beta chain-like, yielding MREIVHIQAGQCGNQIGAKFWEVISDEHGIDPTGTYHGDSDLQLDRISVYYNEASGGKYVPRAILVDLEPGTMDSVRSGPFGQIFRPDNFVFGQSGAGNNWAKGHYTEGAELVDSVLDVVRKEAESCECLQGFQLTHSLGGGTGSGMGTLLISKIREEYPDRIMNTFSVVPSPKVSDTVVEPYNATLSVHQLVENTDETYCIDNEALYDICFRTLKLTTPTYGDLNHLVSATMSGVTTCLRFPGQLNADLRKLAVNMVPFPRLHFFMPGFAPLTSRGSQQYRALTVPELTQQVFDAKNMMAACDPRHGRYLTVAAVFRGRMSMKEVDEQMLNVQNKNSSYFVEWIPNNVKTAVCDIPPRGLKMAVTFIGNSTAIQELFKRISEQFTAMFRRKAFLHWYTGEGMDEMEFTEAESNMNDLVSEYQQYQDATAEEEGEFDEEVEEDA